Proteins co-encoded in one Callospermophilus lateralis isolate mCalLat2 chromosome 2, mCalLat2.hap1, whole genome shotgun sequence genomic window:
- the C2H11orf58 gene encoding small acidic protein isoform X2 — MDSKLSGRYRRHCGLGFSEVEDHDGEGDVAGDDDDDDDSPDPESPDDSESDSESEKEESAEELQATEHPDEVEDPKNKKDAKSNYKMMFVKSSGS; from the exons ATGGACAGTAAATTATCAGGAAGATATCGACGACATTGTGGACTTGGCTTCAGTGAG GTAGAAGATCATGATGGAGAAGGTGATGTGGctggagatgatgatgatgatgatgattcacCTGATCCTGAAAGTCCAGATGATTCTGAAAGTGACTCAGAATCAGAAAAAGAAGAATCTGCTGAAGAACTCCAAGCTACTGAGCACCCTGATGAAGTGGAAGAtcccaaaaacaaaaaagatgcaAAAAGCAATTATAAAATGATGTTTGTTAAATCCAGTGGTTCATAA